One Epinephelus lanceolatus isolate andai-2023 chromosome 10, ASM4190304v1, whole genome shotgun sequence genomic region harbors:
- the LOC144464474 gene encoding uncharacterized protein LOC144464474 gives MKRRFIAVKISAEEKASSPPPSEMLPEVIRMSVTMSKADGRTVVTVASDPECAWPPLCQILKALCFNPLCCSVSQHLRRVQGTSQSALGATQIMVGAINVCLGVVISNNTESSWQFVTDWYPVLLGLLFAAIGTLTVLSEKYPSPCLVTASVIANLAGVAFAVVAIVLYRFVIYFGLSLLCYRWDWDYWYGQRITMPPVPSVAEKIMMNKCLGAKALVRNLLQSISTVLAIMSVLELCLFISSAVLGIKALRRSQRETNKDTDDPNLYRLPVLKEISTITP, from the exons ATGAAGAGGAGATTTATTGCTGTTAAGATCTCGGCAGAGGAAAAGGCATCGTCTCCGCCGCCATCGGAGATG CTTCCAGAAGTGATCAGGATGTCAGTGACCATGAGCAAGGCTGATGGACGCACAGTGGTCACTGTGGCCTCTGACCCCGAATGTGCTTGGCCTCCTCTGTGTCAAATCCTCAAGGCCCTTTGCTTCAACCCACTGTGCTGCTCTGTGTCCCAGCACCTGAGGAGGGTCCAGGGTACCTCTCAGTCAGCTCTGGGG GCTACACAAATTATGGTTGGGGCTATCAACGTCTGTCTTGGGGTCGTCATCAGTAATAACACTGAATCCTCATGGCAGTTCGTGACAGACTGGTATCCTGTTTTGCTCGGACTACTG TTTGCTGCCATTGGGACCTTGACCGTATTGTCTGAGAAGTACCCCAGCCCCTGTCTG GTCACTGCCAGTGTGATTGCAAATCTGGCAGGAGTTGCTTTTGCTGTTGTAGCCATCGTACTCTACCGTTTCGTCATCTACTTTGGATTGTCGCTGTTGTGCTACCGTTGGGATTGGGATTACTGGTACGGCCAACGTATAACAATGCCTCCAGTTCCATCTGTTGCAGAGAAGATCATGATGAATAAATGCCTTGGGGCAAAAGCATTGGTCCGG AATCTTCTGCAGAGCATCAGTACTGTGCTGGCCATCATGTCGGTCCTCGAGCTTTGCCTCTTCATCAGCTCTGCTGTTTTGGGCATCAAGGCTCTGAGGAGGAGTCAGAGGGAAACAAACAAG gaCACTGACGACCCAAATCTCTACAGACTTCCCGTGCTGAAGGAGATCTCCACCATCACACCTTAG
- the LOC117266370 gene encoding 1-phosphatidylinositol phosphodiesterase-like, with translation MKAGHRCLLFHCILLSVTFLCHGKDVFFNDNSNLILPGSYNVPWMAGIEDFRILSSITIPGSHDSMALYGGPEAKCQALSLRDQLRAGIRFLDLKVFGLGDTLYVMHGVMFQRSTLKDVLATVRTFLSEFRSEAVLIRVQPESFEKSTVNQMVQSLIGNDQHVWVNSGMPNMGQVRGKIVFLQKSTFTLGIPLIDTGRKGSNEVSDVKNKDNRIIKQLNQATIACGGDNVVLTYTSGTGFGTFWGMFLTPKGVAEKVDPWLNQYLRQFYPNQPRPCFGVIAMDFPGFDLIQTVINLNWW, from the exons ATGAAGGCTGGTCACAGGTGTCTCCTTTTCCACTGCATTTTGCTGTCCGTCAC TTTTTTGTGCCACGGAAAAGACGTGTTCTTCAATGACAATAGTAACCTCATACTCCCGGGGTCCTACAATGTTCCATGGATGGCGGGCATTGAGGATTTCCGCATCCTCTCTTCCATCACCATCCCTGGTTCCCATGACAGCATGGCCCTGTACGGAGGTCCAGAGGCTAAATGCCAGGCTTTGTCCCTGAGGGATCAGCTCAGAGCTGGCATTCGTTTCCTGGATCTCAAAGTGTTTGGACTGGGTGACACCCTTTATGTCATGCATGGGGTTATGTTCCAGCGCAGCACTCTCAAGGATGTCCTAGCCACTGTGCGAACCTTCCTGTCAGAGTTTAGGTCTGAGGCTGTGCTCATTAGAGTGCAACCAGAGTCCTTTGAGAAGAGCACTGTCAATCAAATGGTGCAGAGTCTTATTGGCAACGACCAACATGTGTGGGTGAACTCGGGGATGCCAAATATGGGTCAGGTCAGGGGGAAAATTGTGTTCTTGCAGAAGAGCACCTTCACATTGGGAATTCCTCTCATAGATACAGGCAGGAAAGGTAGCAACGAGGTTAGCGAcgttaaaaataaagacaacagaATCATCAAGCAGCTGAACCAAGCCACTATAGCCTGTGGAGGTGATAACGTTGTTCTGACGTACACTAGCGGCACAGGCTTTGGTACTTTCTGGGGAATGTTTCTGACTCCAAAGGGAGTGGCTGAGAAGGTGGACCCATGGCTCAACCAGTACCTGAGACAGTTTTACCCCAATCAGCCCAGACCGTGCTTTGGTGTCATTGCCATGGACTTCCCTGGCTTTGACCTCATTCAAACTGTTATCAACTTAAACTGGTGGTAG